A window from Primulina eburnea isolate SZY01 chromosome 2, ASM2296580v1, whole genome shotgun sequence encodes these proteins:
- the LOC140822260 gene encoding protein THYLAKOID ASSEMBLY 8-like, chloroplastic isoform X1, which translates to MRVPTLILSRSKSALFASKSLLDKHFVSIESVICPSPQVHESYSDFPRLWSWFRAYHDGRPRGPLWRGKKLLGKEALFVILGLKRFKDDDEKVDKFIKTHVLRLLKMDLIAVLTELERQEEVHLAVKMFKVIQKQDWYKPDVFLYKDLIVALARRKKMDDVMELWESMKKEKLFPDSQTYTEVIRGFLQYGSPADAMNIYEDMKKSPDLPEQLPFRILLKGLLPHPLLRNRVKQDFEEIFPDQHVYDPPQEIFGLR; encoded by the exons ATGCGAGTCCCAACCCTAATTTTGTCGAGGTCAAAATCAGCCCTTTTCGCCTCCAAATCCCTCCTTGACAAACATTTCGTCAGTATTGAATCCGTGATCTGTCCATCGCCACAAGTACACGAAAGCTACAGTGATTTTCCGCGACTATGGAGCTGGTTCCGGGCTTACCACGACGGCAGGCCTCGAGGGCCTCTGTGGAGGGGCAAGAAACTACTTGGAAAGGAGGCGCTCTTCGTTATACTGGGCCTCAAGCGATTCAAAGACGATGACGAGAAGGTCGATAAATTCATCAAAACTCACGTGTTAAGGCTCCTCAAAATGGATTTGATCGCTGTTCTAACTGAGCTCGAACGCCAGGAGGAGGTCCACCTTGCTGTCAAG ATGTTTAAGGTGATTCAAAAACAAGACTGGTATAAACCGGATGTTTTCCTATACAAGGATTTGATTGTAGCATTGGCTAGGCGCAAAAAAATGGATGATGTGATGGAGTTATGGGAAAGTATGAAAAAGGAAAAGTTGTTCCCCGATTCTCAAACTTACACTGAAGTTATTCGGGGTTTCTTACAGTATGGTTCTCCTGCTGATGCAATGAACATATATGAGGACATGAAGAAGTCACCTGATCTACCCGAACAATTGCCATTCAGGATATTGTTAAAGGGGCTTCTGCCGCATCCCTTGTTAAGGAATAGGGTCAAACAAGACTTCGAGGAAATTTTTCCTGATCAACATGTTTATGATCCTCCACAGGAGATATTTGGACTACGATGA
- the LOC140822260 gene encoding protein THYLAKOID ASSEMBLY 8-like, chloroplastic isoform X2, translating into MDYQMFKVIQKQDWYKPDVFLYKDLIVALARRKKMDDVMELWESMKKEKLFPDSQTYTEVIRGFLQYGSPADAMNIYEDMKKSPDLPEQLPFRILLKGLLPHPLLRNRVKQDFEEIFPDQHVYDPPQEIFGLR; encoded by the exons ATGGATTATCAG ATGTTTAAGGTGATTCAAAAACAAGACTGGTATAAACCGGATGTTTTCCTATACAAGGATTTGATTGTAGCATTGGCTAGGCGCAAAAAAATGGATGATGTGATGGAGTTATGGGAAAGTATGAAAAAGGAAAAGTTGTTCCCCGATTCTCAAACTTACACTGAAGTTATTCGGGGTTTCTTACAGTATGGTTCTCCTGCTGATGCAATGAACATATATGAGGACATGAAGAAGTCACCTGATCTACCCGAACAATTGCCATTCAGGATATTGTTAAAGGGGCTTCTGCCGCATCCCTTGTTAAGGAATAGGGTCAAACAAGACTTCGAGGAAATTTTTCCTGATCAACATGTTTATGATCCTCCACAGGAGATATTTGGACTACGATGA